A stretch of Arcobacter arenosus DNA encodes these proteins:
- a CDS encoding PAS domain-containing protein, producing MEIINNELILDDKSFLVSETDEKGIIKFANDEFCEFAEYTLEELVGNPHNMVRHEDMPKAAFEDLWKTVQSGNKWKGFVKNRTKSGKFYWVFATVFPFTSSDGSKGYISCRRKASRKEVDKYTMLYAEMKKGE from the coding sequence ATGGAAATAATTAATAATGAACTAATTTTAGATGATAAATCTTTTTTAGTTTCGGAAACTGATGAAAAAGGTATTATAAAGTTTGCAAATGATGAATTTTGTGAATTTGCTGAATATACCTTAGAAGAACTAGTTGGCAATCCACATAATATGGTAAGACATGAAGATATGCCAAAGGCTGCTTTTGAAGACTTATGGAAAACTGTACAAAGTGGAAACAAATGGAAAGGTTTTGTAAAAAACAGAACAAAATCAGGAAAATTTTACTGGGTATTTGCAACGGTTTTCCCATTTACCTCCTCTGATGGATCCAAAGGTTATATCTCTTGTAGAAGAAAAGCTTCAAGGAAAGAAGTTGATAAGTATACTATGCTTTATGCTGAAATGAAAAAGGGAGAATAG
- a CDS encoding methyl-accepting chemotaxis protein, whose amino-acid sequence MFNSILSNIKIKRKLILLIVIPFLLAIAFSLIFIYDSYEKKSEYQKLNEIMKVSTSISLLIHETQKERGMTAGYIGSQGGKFKDKLPEQRKLTDNRLQEFKLIYENLDKSMLKEDTLAKFDKAYDDFSRLSSTRNDVTGLNIKIGDALAYYTNMNGVLLSIIPSSMNLVKDKKISRKVLAYYNFLMSKERAGIQRAVGTNMLASKKLNLYNKFLSLVVVQETFMNQFLTFAIKEYKQTYQSLLKGDDVDEVKRIENEILDKKLEAEATYWFAKITGKINILKKIDDSISKEIIESSKSKMDEISNMLNTKIFLLILFFLIMALISSMINKNISDSLDKVYGGFLGFCNYIERKSNEFEPIDLEGKDEFCDLGKLINKNVIDIAESTELDMLCAGETILTLNKMQQGNLNYRIYNPASTPQVQTFVNIVNKTMDEQQKMFNEILSVLKKYVQYDYSEKIHLNSKMSGQYKELVEGINSVRDSIVEMLNENKNQGEILRNNSNILLKNVDSLNTNSNHAAASIEETSAAINEITTTIKESTRDVHQMSEFSKELFVVSENGQKLARETTSSMDEINSEVQAINEAISFIDQIAFQTNILSLNAAVEAATAGEAGKGFAVVAQEVRNLAGRSAEAANEIKRLVENAATKANQGKNISAEMISGYNNLTQKLNQTIELINRVESSSKEQESRIIQVNDSIALLDRQTQENAQIAAQTNDASIEMNKISNRIEDELNKKRW is encoded by the coding sequence ATGTTTAATTCTATTTTATCAAATATAAAAATCAAAAGAAAATTAATTTTACTAATTGTTATCCCTTTTTTATTAGCCATAGCTTTCTCATTAATTTTTATTTATGATAGTTATGAAAAAAAGTCTGAATATCAAAAACTTAATGAAATCATGAAAGTTTCAACATCAATATCTCTTCTAATTCATGAAACACAAAAAGAAAGAGGTATGACAGCGGGATATATTGGTAGTCAAGGTGGAAAATTTAAAGACAAACTACCTGAGCAAAGAAAATTAACAGACAATAGACTTCAAGAGTTTAAATTAATTTACGAAAATTTAGATAAATCTATGTTAAAAGAAGATACTTTAGCTAAATTTGATAAGGCTTATGATGATTTTAGTAGATTAAGTTCAACAAGAAATGATGTTACAGGATTAAATATAAAAATAGGTGATGCCTTAGCATACTACACAAATATGAATGGTGTTTTGCTAAGTATAATTCCATCATCAATGAATCTAGTAAAAGATAAAAAAATCTCAAGAAAGGTACTTGCATATTATAATTTTTTAATGAGTAAAGAAAGAGCAGGAATTCAAAGAGCTGTTGGAACAAATATGCTTGCTTCTAAAAAACTAAACCTTTATAATAAATTTCTATCACTAGTTGTAGTTCAAGAAACTTTTATGAATCAATTTTTAACATTTGCAATAAAAGAGTATAAACAAACTTATCAATCATTATTAAAAGGTGATGATGTAGATGAAGTAAAAAGAATAGAAAATGAAATTTTAGATAAAAAACTTGAGGCAGAAGCAACTTATTGGTTTGCAAAGATTACTGGTAAAATCAATATTCTTAAAAAAATTGATGACTCAATCTCAAAGGAGATTATAGAAAGCTCAAAAAGCAAAATGGATGAGATTTCAAATATGTTAAATACAAAAATATTTCTTTTGATTCTATTTTTCTTAATTATGGCACTAATCTCTTCTATGATAAATAAAAATATCAGTGATTCCCTTGATAAAGTTTATGGAGGTTTTTTAGGTTTTTGTAACTATATAGAAAGAAAATCAAATGAATTTGAGCCTATAGATTTAGAAGGGAAAGATGAGTTTTGTGACCTTGGAAAACTTATTAATAAAAATGTAATAGATATTGCTGAGTCAACTGAATTAGATATGTTATGTGCAGGTGAAACAATTTTAACATTAAATAAAATGCAACAGGGTAATTTAAACTATAGAATTTATAATCCAGCATCTACTCCACAAGTACAAACATTTGTTAATATTGTAAACAAAACAATGGATGAACAACAAAAAATGTTTAATGAGATATTATCTGTGTTAAAAAAATATGTTCAATATGATTATAGTGAAAAAATTCACTTAAATTCTAAAATGTCAGGTCAATATAAAGAGTTAGTTGAGGGTATAAATTCTGTAAGAGATTCTATTGTTGAAATGCTAAATGAAAATAAAAATCAAGGTGAAATATTAAGAAACAACTCTAACATTTTATTAAAAAATGTTGATTCATTAAATACAAACTCTAATCATGCCGCGGCTTCTATTGAAGAAACTTCTGCTGCTATTAATGAAATTACAACAACCATAAAAGAGAGTACTAGAGATGTTCACCAAATGTCTGAATTCTCAAAAGAGTTGTTTGTTGTCTCAGAAAATGGTCAAAAACTAGCACGTGAAACTACCTCTTCTATGGATGAGATTAATTCTGAAGTTCAAGCTATTAATGAAGCTATTTCATTTATTGACCAAATTGCTTTCCAAACAAATATTCTTTCATTAAATGCTGCAGTTGAAGCTGCAACAGCAGGAGAAGCAGGAAAAGGTTTTGCAGTTGTTGCTCAAGAGGTTAGAAACCTTGCAGGAAGAAGTGCAGAAGCAGCAAATGAAATAAAAAGATTAGTTGAAAATGCTGCAACAAAAGCAAATCAGGGTAAAAATATTTCAGCAGAGATGATATCTGGTTATAATAATTTAACTCAAAAACTAAATCAAACAATTGAACTTATAAATAGAGTAGAATCATCAAGTAAAGAGCAAGAGAGTAGGATTATTCAAGTTAATGATTCAATTGCATTACTTGATAGACAAACCCAAGAAAATGCGCAAATTGCAGCACAAACAAATGATGCATCTATTGAGATGAACAAAATCTCAAATAGAATTGAAGATGAACTAAATAAAAAAAGATGGTAA
- the bioA gene encoding adenosylmethionine--8-amino-7-oxononanoate transaminase, translated as MTNIDKEHIWHPYASVLNPKDTIKIKSANEVYLNLEDGTSLIDGMSSWWSVIHGYNNKKINLAINEQTSKMSHVMFGGLTHDTAIELTQKLLNLLDDSLEKIFYCDSGSVSVEIAMKMALQYHYKKNNNTKTRFLTVRRGYHGDTFGAMSVCDPVTGMHTIFSEFLTKNYFVSEPKSKFDEEFDKSDLDEIKKFLEENHENIAAVIIEPIVQGAGGMRFYSPKYLEGLRELTKKYNVLLIFDEIATGFGRTGKLFAYQHTNIVPDIMTIGKALTAGYMTMAATITTKEVAQGIEKDGNILMHGPTFMGNPLACKVASTSIDLLEENNWQENVLRIEKYLKENLIICENLNLVKEVRVLGAIGVVELHENVDMVKATQEFVKRGVWIRPFMKLIYIMPPFITTNEQLQKLVDAIYATVEKLQD; from the coding sequence ATGACAAATATAGACAAAGAACATATCTGGCATCCTTACGCTTCTGTTTTAAATCCAAAAGATACAATCAAAATAAAAAGTGCAAATGAAGTATATTTAAATCTTGAAGATGGTACCTCTTTAATTGATGGAATGTCTTCATGGTGGTCAGTTATCCATGGATACAATAATAAAAAAATAAATTTAGCAATAAATGAACAAACATCAAAAATGTCCCATGTGATGTTTGGTGGTTTAACCCATGACACTGCAATAGAATTAACTCAAAAACTACTCAATTTACTAGATGATAGCTTAGAAAAAATATTTTATTGTGATTCTGGTTCTGTTTCTGTTGAGATTGCTATGAAAATGGCATTACAATACCACTATAAAAAAAATAATAATACAAAAACTAGATTTTTAACTGTTAGAAGAGGGTACCATGGTGATACTTTTGGTGCAATGTCTGTTTGTGACCCAGTTACAGGAATGCATACAATTTTTAGTGAATTTCTAACAAAAAATTATTTTGTTAGTGAACCAAAATCAAAATTTGATGAAGAGTTTGATAAAAGTGACTTAGATGAGATAAAAAAATTTCTTGAGGAAAATCATGAAAATATAGCCGCTGTTATAATTGAACCAATAGTTCAAGGCGCTGGAGGTATGAGATTTTATTCTCCAAAATATTTAGAAGGTTTAAGAGAATTAACAAAAAAATACAACGTCTTATTGATTTTTGATGAAATCGCTACAGGATTTGGAAGAACTGGAAAACTTTTTGCTTATCAACATACAAATATTGTCCCTGATATTATGACAATTGGAAAAGCTTTAACTGCTGGATATATGACAATGGCTGCAACAATTACAACAAAAGAGGTTGCACAAGGGATAGAAAAAGATGGAAATATCTTAATGCATGGCCCAACGTTTATGGGCAATCCCCTTGCTTGTAAAGTTGCCTCAACTAGTATTGATTTATTAGAAGAAAACAATTGGCAGGAAAATGTTTTAAGAATTGAAAAGTATTTAAAAGAGAATCTAATTATTTGTGAAAACCTTAATTTAGTTAAAGAGGTTAGGGTGTTAGGTGCTATTGGAGTTGTTGAATTACATGAAAATGTAGATATGGTAAAAGCCACACAAGAGTTTGTAAAAAGAGGTGTTTGGATTAGACCCTTTATGAAGTTAATCTATATTATGCCTCCATTTATAACTACAAATGAGCAATTACAAAAATTAGTAGATGCTATTTATGCTACTGTAGAAAAACTACAAGATTAA